The following are encoded together in the Naumannella cuiyingiana genome:
- a CDS encoding ABC transporter substrate-binding protein encodes MSRARRLAARLVALTAAATLLASCTWAGNQPGHPERKAFTVGVTEPFNRLDPAANGVGMSDAMVLASFQRLLALDPGDGLLKPDAANCVYRTPVSYRCTLVEGLEFIDGTPVDPAAVKFSIERAIALDDTGEARTLFAALAGIETGPDTVVFRLSRPDNQFGYALAAPVASLVSPAAYRPDRVRPASQLAVGSGPYRMEIITEHRVGFTAYPDYVGFAPSGQERLSIQRYEASEFLRNAMTNAEVDVVWGGLDEQQEGALGVQVEANPLGTTRDGFRRLVEPAGRSWTLAWSPRSALRADAELRGRVADAVTPLRTDFSLLPPDAPGYRAVFGDATEPRTGPPVRVSLGFDNDVADEALRAERVSAALRGAGFDVLVQPDERRADLWLGSPEPATDSPIAQLLPWLAAPLPESADEARALAARLGAAATLADRRAVLADLQVLSARDATVLPLWREDRDTWMGPGISTTGRAYLGPGGQLAVWGFRW; translated from the coding sequence ATGAGCCGCGCGCGGCGCCTCGCCGCCCGCCTGGTCGCGCTCACCGCCGCCGCCACGCTGCTCGCGTCGTGTACCTGGGCCGGTAACCAGCCGGGCCACCCCGAGCGCAAGGCGTTCACCGTCGGTGTCACCGAACCGTTCAACCGGCTCGATCCCGCGGCCAACGGGGTCGGCATGTCCGACGCCATGGTGCTGGCCAGTTTCCAGCGCCTGCTCGCGCTGGATCCCGGCGACGGGCTGCTGAAACCCGACGCGGCCAATTGCGTCTATCGGACCCCGGTGAGCTATCGGTGCACCCTGGTGGAGGGCCTGGAGTTCATCGACGGTACGCCGGTCGACCCCGCGGCGGTGAAGTTCAGCATCGAGCGGGCGATCGCCCTCGACGACACCGGCGAGGCGCGCACACTCTTCGCCGCGCTGGCGGGCATCGAGACGGGCCCCGACACCGTCGTCTTCCGGCTGAGCCGGCCGGACAATCAGTTCGGGTACGCCCTCGCCGCACCGGTCGCCTCGCTGGTCAGCCCGGCCGCCTACCGGCCGGATCGGGTCCGCCCGGCCAGCCAGCTCGCGGTGGGCAGCGGGCCGTACCGGATGGAGATCATCACCGAGCACCGCGTCGGCTTCACCGCCTACCCCGACTATGTCGGATTCGCGCCCTCGGGCCAGGAGCGGCTCAGCATCCAGCGCTACGAGGCGAGCGAGTTCTTGCGCAATGCGATGACCAATGCCGAGGTCGATGTCGTCTGGGGCGGCCTCGACGAACAGCAGGAGGGCGCGCTGGGCGTGCAGGTCGAGGCGAATCCGCTCGGCACCACCCGGGACGGATTCCGCCGCCTGGTCGAGCCGGCCGGGCGTTCGTGGACGCTCGCCTGGTCGCCCCGCTCGGCCCTGCGCGCCGACGCCGAGTTGCGCGGCCGGGTGGCCGACGCGGTCACCCCGCTGCGGACCGACTTCTCCTTGCTGCCGCCGGACGCGCCCGGCTACCGGGCCGTGTTCGGCGACGCGACCGAGCCGCGGACCGGCCCGCCGGTTCGGGTCAGCCTCGGCTTCGACAACGACGTCGCCGACGAGGCGCTGCGCGCCGAGCGGGTGTCCGCCGCGTTGCGGGGGGCCGGGTTCGACGTGCTGGTCCAGCCCGACGAGCGGCGAGCCGACCTGTGGCTGGGCTCGCCGGAACCGGCGACCGACAGCCCGATCGCCCAGTTGCTGCCCTGGCTGGCGGCGCCCCTGCCGGAATCGGCCGACGAGGCCCGCGCGCTCGCGGCCCGGCTGGGCGCGGCGGCGACGCTGGCCGACCGGCGGGCAGTGCTGGCCGACCTGCAGGTGCTCTCCGCCCGCGACGCCACCGTGTTGCCGCTGTGGCGCGAGGACCGCGACACCTGGATGGGGCCGGGTATCTCGACCACCGGCCGGGCCTACCTCGGGCCCGGCGGACAACTTGCCGTCTGGGGGTTTCGCTGGTGA
- the arc gene encoding proteasome ATPase — protein MTQNVTGGTPEPDRAAQLTALERRLAEARGQVRELTGQNERLSATLSQARERLTQVRAEVEQMAQPPVSFGILDQIVEAARTGAEPLVHADVWLGARKLRVSVAPEVDQAMLTPGAEVVLNEAHVVVDAFAPIAVGDVAVLKDVLEDGHRAVVVAQADEEHVVRLADQLRGQTLRPGDSLLVDRRILYAFDVVPKVDVEDLVLEEVPDVEYTSIGGLGRQIEQIQDAVELPFLHRDLFAEFELAPPKGILLYGPPGCGKTMIAKAVANSLARKVTETTGREGRSWFLNIKGPELLNKYVGETERHIRLIFTRARDKASEGMPVIVFFDEMDSLFRTRGSGVSSDVENTIVPQLLAEIDGVEGLDNVIIVGASNREDMIDPAILRPGRLDVKIKIERPDAEAAREIFDKYLSATLPLNPDDLAEFDNDPARCRAAMIDRTVEHMYADSDDNRFLEVTYAGGDTEVLYFRDFNSGAMINNIVGRAKKLAIKERLATGVGGIRIQHLLQACTDEFAENEDLPNTTNPDDWARISGKKGERIVHVRTLFTSKQATDRAVENISTTGQYL, from the coding sequence ATGACCCAGAACGTCACGGGTGGTACGCCCGAACCGGACCGGGCGGCACAGCTCACCGCGCTCGAGCGCCGGCTCGCCGAGGCCCGCGGCCAGGTCCGCGAGCTGACCGGCCAGAACGAGCGGCTGTCGGCGACGCTGAGCCAGGCGCGCGAGCGGCTGACCCAGGTCCGCGCCGAGGTGGAGCAGATGGCCCAGCCGCCGGTCAGCTTCGGCATCCTCGACCAGATCGTGGAGGCCGCCCGCACCGGCGCGGAGCCGCTGGTCCATGCCGATGTCTGGCTCGGCGCCCGGAAGCTGCGGGTCAGCGTCGCGCCCGAGGTGGATCAGGCCATGCTGACGCCGGGCGCCGAAGTGGTGCTGAACGAGGCCCATGTCGTGGTCGATGCCTTCGCCCCGATCGCGGTCGGCGATGTCGCCGTGCTGAAGGATGTCCTGGAGGACGGACACCGGGCCGTGGTGGTCGCCCAGGCCGATGAGGAGCATGTGGTCCGGCTGGCCGACCAGCTCCGCGGCCAGACGCTGCGGCCGGGCGACTCGCTGCTGGTCGACCGGCGCATCCTGTACGCCTTCGACGTGGTGCCGAAGGTGGACGTGGAGGATCTGGTGCTGGAGGAGGTGCCGGATGTCGAGTACACCTCGATCGGCGGCCTCGGCCGCCAGATCGAACAGATCCAGGACGCGGTCGAGCTGCCGTTCCTGCACCGCGATCTGTTCGCCGAGTTCGAGCTGGCGCCGCCGAAGGGCATCCTGCTCTACGGACCGCCCGGCTGCGGCAAGACCATGATCGCCAAGGCGGTGGCCAATTCGCTGGCCCGCAAGGTGACCGAGACGACCGGCCGCGAGGGACGGAGCTGGTTCCTCAACATCAAGGGGCCGGAGCTGTTGAACAAGTATGTCGGCGAGACCGAGCGGCACATCCGGCTGATCTTCACCCGCGCCCGGGACAAGGCGTCGGAGGGGATGCCGGTAATCGTCTTCTTCGACGAGATGGACTCGCTCTTCCGCACCCGCGGTAGCGGCGTCTCCTCCGATGTGGAGAACACGATCGTCCCGCAGTTGCTCGCCGAGATCGACGGCGTCGAGGGTCTGGACAATGTGATCATCGTCGGCGCCTCCAACCGCGAGGACATGATCGATCCGGCCATCCTGCGACCGGGGCGATTGGACGTCAAGATCAAGATCGAGCGGCCCGACGCGGAGGCGGCACGGGAGATCTTCGACAAGTACCTGTCGGCGACCCTGCCGCTGAATCCCGACGACCTGGCCGAGTTCGACAACGATCCGGCGCGCTGCCGGGCGGCGATGATCGACCGGACCGTCGAACACATGTACGCCGACTCCGACGACAACCGCTTCCTCGAGGTGACCTATGCCGGCGGCGACACCGAGGTGCTCTACTTCCGCGACTTCAACTCGGGCGCGATGATCAACAACATCGTCGGCCGGGCGAAGAAGCTGGCGATCAAGGAGCGACTCGCGACCGGCGTCGGCGGCATCCGGATCCAGCATCTGCTGCAGGCCTGCACCGACGAGTTCGCCGAGAACGAGGACCTGCCCAACACGACCAATCCCGACGACTGGGCGCGCATCTCGGGCAAGAAGGGGGAGCGGATCGTGCACGTGCGTACCCTCTTCACCTCCAAGCAGGCCACCGATCGCGCCGTGGAGAACATCAGCACCACGGGGCAGTACCTGTGA
- a CDS encoding HAD family hydrolase encodes MNMSASQAAAERPPVPARPPAAALWDFDGTLVDTEPVWVQAQYALADRLGVRWTDQDAERLVGNALLDSGRYIVSVLDAQLGPGHGWTPAGVVDELVTRVVAHIREHDIPWRPGARELLASFAAAGVPSALVSASYRVILDAVLDRLAPDTFATVVAGDDVTHGKPHPEPYLTAAHRLGVSAADCVVLEDSVPGAASGNAAGAVVVGIRHLVALPAQPRRVVIDTLAGLDAEAMARLVAGAS; translated from the coding sequence ATGAACATGTCAGCCTCGCAGGCCGCCGCCGAGCGGCCGCCCGTCCCGGCACGGCCACCCGCCGCCGCGCTGTGGGATTTCGACGGGACGCTGGTCGACACCGAGCCCGTCTGGGTGCAGGCCCAGTACGCCCTTGCCGACCGGCTCGGCGTGCGCTGGACCGATCAGGACGCCGAGCGGCTGGTCGGCAACGCGCTGCTCGACTCGGGGCGCTACATCGTGTCGGTGCTCGACGCCCAGCTCGGTCCGGGGCACGGCTGGACGCCGGCCGGGGTGGTCGATGAGTTGGTGACCCGGGTGGTGGCGCACATCCGCGAGCACGACATCCCGTGGCGCCCCGGGGCCCGGGAGCTGCTCGCCTCCTTCGCCGCGGCGGGCGTACCGTCCGCGCTGGTGTCGGCGTCGTACCGGGTGATCCTGGACGCCGTGCTGGACCGGTTGGCGCCGGACACCTTCGCCACCGTGGTGGCCGGGGACGACGTGACCCACGGCAAGCCCCACCCGGAGCCCTACCTGACCGCGGCCCACCGGCTCGGGGTGTCGGCCGCCGACTGCGTCGTGCTGGAGGATTCCGTGCCGGGCGCGGCGTCGGGCAATGCCGCGGGCGCCGTCGTCGTCGGGATCCGGCACCTGGTCGCCCTGCCCGCGCAGCCGCGCCGGGTGGTGATCGACACCCTGGCCGGCCTGGACGCGGAGGCCATGGCCCGGCTGGTCGCCGGCGCGTCATGA